Part of the Caulifigura coniformis genome, TGCCTTGTCGCCCGACCGGGGGATCGTCGCCGGCGCGGATTTCGACATTCCTGTCCGCGTCGAACGCCTGTGTTTTGATTACGATAGCCGTTCATCATTCGTTGATTGTTTTCCCGTTTCTCTCCGCTTCCCCATGTCCAAGTCCCGTTCACAGTGGTTGTTCCGACTCCGAACGCTGGCTGCGGTCGCGAGTCTGCTGGCTGTTGCGGCGCCCGTTCTCTCCCAGGCGGCGGAGGTTCCCCCGGCATCGACGATCAAGCTGGGGATTAATGGGAAGCTGAAGGTCGGGAGCTGGACTCCGATCCAGGTGGAACTGCCGGCGCCGGCTGAAGAGGGGGCTCAGGTGGTCGCCGTGACGACCGACTTCGAGAACAACCTTCTGGAAACTCCGCTCGTCGCCGCCTCACCGACGCACTGGAGCGGGCTGGTGCAGGTTGGGCGACTGGAAGGCCCCGTGCGTGTGATCCTCCGGAACAAGGGGAGCGAATCCGCTGTCGGTGAAGTCCAGGTGACACCGGAAGGAGAGGCGTCGCCCGCGAGCTTTCGGCAAGACACGGAGTTCTGGGGAGTTCTGGGCTCGACGGCCCGGTTTGCCGATGCGGCCAACGAATGGACAGCCAGCCTGCGCGCGAACAGGGGGCGGACTGTTCCCTCGGCCGCCGTCGCCATGACGCTTACGTGGGACGATCTTCCGGAACAGATCGAGGCGTGGGATGCTCTCGATGTTCTCGTTGTCAGCGGAGATGCCTTTGCCGCGCCCGCCTCGAAGAGCGAAACCCTCAGACGGTGGGTGGAGCGCGGAGGCCGTGCGCTGTTCCTGCTGGGGAGTTCGACTGACAGATACACCCAATCGGCCATGGGCAGCTGGTCGCCGATCGTCGCGGCCGCCACGGTGAACGTCGTCTCCCTGGACATGATTAAGGCCCGCGTTCGACGAAGCGCCCCTTTGCTCCTGGGGCTTCGCCGATCCGTGCCCGCGGCACATCTGCCCGGAACGCCGGAAGGGACGCTGCCCGGCCCGGCCGTCCTGTCGAAACCCTATGGATTTGGTCTGGTGACCGCGTTTGCTTTCGACTTCGAACAGCCGCCGCTGTCGACCTGGGAAAGCCAGACGTCGCTCCTGCAGCAACTGACTCTCTCCTCGATGGCGGGATCAGGACGTGGCGCGCGCGATTCGGAACTCGCCTCCACGGGAGTCACCGATCTCGCTTCGCAGATGGCCTCTGGCCTCGACCATTTCGACGACGTCCGCCGCGCGTCGTTTCGAGGGGTGATGGCCTGGACCGCTCTGTGGGTGCTCATCCTGTTTCCGCTGGACTATCTGGTGGTCCACAAGGTCTTGAAACGTCCGCATCTCACCTGGCTGACGCTGCCGCTTCTGATTGCGGCCGCGACCCTGATCGCCGCGCGTTCCGCCCGGGCCGCGAACACCGCTCCGCTGACGTTGAACCAGATCGACCTGATCGACTTCACGCCTGCCCGCTCGACGGCACGGGTCCGATCGTGGATGACCTTCTATAGCGGCGAGACGACGCGCTACGACGTCGCCGCCACGAGTCCGGTGGCTGGCCCGGCCGGGCTGGCGTGGAGCGCAAAACCTGAAGAGGGGCTGCGCGGACTCTATCGACAGGGAGGCATCAACTTCGGCGCTCCCAGCTTCGAGACGACGGCGGATCATACGAGGCTGGAAGAGCTTCCGGTTCGGCTGTGGTCGAGCTACAGCGTCGCCGCGGAAGCGAATCGCGACCTGGGCGGTCAGCCGCCAATGTTCGAGTCGGTGCTGTCGGAGAGCGAAGCGGGCCGACTGCGGGGAGAGATCCGGCACCACCTGTCCGGCCCGCTGAACGACTGGATCGTGCTCTACAAGAACTTCCTCTACCACCCGGTTCCCGCCAGGGGAGAACTTGCAGTCGGCGAATGGGCGTCCGGCGGATCGTGGCGGCCTGATTTCGACGGCCAGTCGACGCTCGTGAAAGGCTACCTCCAGGGAGCCCGCCAGTTCCTGGCTCCGGGCAAAGGGAAGGACCTCAAAATGAAAGAGGTGCAACTGGAAGTTGCGACCTACGATGCGAGCGAGTTCGATCCCAACCGGCTGATCCGCTTTCTTTCGTTTCACCAGGCCGCCGGAGGTTCGGCGTATACCGGCCTGGCTAACGCGCCGCTGGCGAAACTCGATCTGTCGCGCATGCTCGACATCGGACCGGACAAGGGAATCGACTGCGCCGTCGTGATCGGGCGGCTGGAGACGCCAGCGATGAACTACGAGATCAATGGCGCAGCGGTGAAGCCCGCTGGTTCATGGACCTTCGTGCGAGGCATTCTGCCTGTGCAGACGAAGTGATCGGCGGCGGAGCCATGCTTTCCCGCCGTTCACGCCTTCCGGCTGCGGAGCTGCCGACTGATACGGTTCAGCGTCTCACGCTCCTCGGGGGTGAGTGAGGCTTCTCCTTCCCGGGAGATCTTTGCGAGGAGTTCGTCCATCCGGGCCTTGCCGTCGAATCGTTCGTCCTCGAACGAAGGGCGATGAACCCGCAGCTTCGGCCCACGACGGAACCGGCGCTTGAGCGACCGGATCGGCACGTCTCCGAGCAGCGGCTCGAGTCTCCACTGGAGTTTGTAGTAGGCGAAAGCGAACGCCATTCCGCCGAGGTGCGCGATGTGGGCAATCTGACCTCGAGGGCGGCCTCCGCCGAGTTCGAGGAGGATCGGATGGAGATCGAGAGCGGCGCTGAGAATGACAAGCGCGATGACCGGAACGGGAATGACGTAGAAAATGAACCAGCGATCGCGGGGCCAGTAAAGGGCGTACAGCGTCAGCACGGCCGCCACGGATCCGGAGGCGCCGACAGCCGATGCCTCGCGGTTGCGGGTGAGCTGCCAGAGAACGAAGCAGATTCCGGCGACGACTCCCGAAGCCAGGTAGAACAGGAGGAATTCTTTCTGCGTGTGGTTGGAAAGCAGCTTCTGCCCCGCGAGGTACAGGACGTACATATTGACGAGGATGTGCCAGACGTCGTCCGGGCTGTGCAGGAAGTCGAAGGTGATCAGCCGCCACACCTGACCGTACACGACGGCGGACGGCCGGAGATCGAACCAGTTCGTGAACTGCGGGTTGATGAGCAGCTGCAGGACGAACGTGACGACGGTGACGGCGATGATCCAGCCGATGACGTCCCAGCCGAACGCGGCCATGCCGGCGTTTCGACCACTTGTTCGGACGTATTCGCGATCCGAGATCCCCATGCCGAGCCAATGCTTTCCGAGAGGTCGTGATGAACTGGCGGGATTCTGCCGCGCGAGGCTGGTCATTGGAATCGCAGATTGCGCGGCGCACGTGAAGTTCCGTCAGGATGTGGAATGACTTCAGGTCGGTTGTGCAAGAGCGAAGCCCCTCATCCGAAGTGAAGCGGCGGGGAGAGGCGGCATTCCTGACGAGCTACTCTTTTGTCGATGGGGAGGTTGTGTTTTAATCGTCGTTGAACAAATGATGGTGAGTCAGGATTGCGGCGCGGCGGCGTGCCGCCTCGAGGGATCGAGCCAGGAGATCGGGAAGTCGTGACGACGCTCCTGGGAGTCCGCCGGCAGAACAGTTGCAACGGTCGCGTGATGGAGCGACGCAACGTTTCGACGAAGACATTTCTATGAAGCACTATTCCTGCGATCTCTGCGGTCGCCCGATCTCCGACGAACGATACACCGCCCGCATCGAAATCGCGGCGGCCTTCGATCCGGAGAAGCTGGCGCCAGTCTCGCCCGACGAGGATCCGCTCGAGCAGATTGCCGAGGAGATCGAGGCGCTGGAAGACACCGGGCAGTTCCACCTGCCGGAAACCGGCCCCAAGACGTTTGAGTTCGACCTCTGCCCAACCTGCCAACGGCGGCTGTCGCGCGATCCGCTGAACCGCGCCGCGCGGAAGCAGCTGAACTTCAGCCCGAACTAGCGACCGGCGACTGGCCTGGACGCTCGGAGCCTCGCCGCGAGACGCTCATTTGCGAGCAGGCGTCGCCGGCAGAATCTCGGCTTTGGCCTCGCGAATCGCGAGAATTGAGAAGGCGGCCAGCACCAGCGGCGCCCCAACCAGCCCGGCACGAATGAGGGTTTCCGCGTAACCATCGGGCCCGAGGGCGACCGTCCACAGGCCAATGCGAAACGCAATCCAGATCGCGCTCCCGATGTAGATGACGCGCGAACGAGTGACGGCCAGGCTGATCGCCACCGCGAGATCGATTCCGCCCAGAACGCCAACCGCCATGTCGGTTCGCAGTGGCGACCACGATTCGCCGAGGCACTTGGTCACGGCTTTGTCGACCAGGGCGACGAACTCAGGACGGTCTGGAATCGAAAGCAGCGCGCGGAGCGCCTGCCCAGCGAGGGAGGCACAGAGCGTCAGCTTGAGAAATCCAAGTGCGAACAGAAAACGGCCGAGCGAGAACGCGAGCCTGGGGGGCCACCAGTCGATCAGCGCGAGGGCAAAGGGGGCCCCGATGCGGATCAGCTGTTCGCTGACGGAGAAGGCGGCGGCCGTGGATTCTCCTGTTGCAGAGCTGATGAGCTGCGCTCCGAACCACGCCACGATCGCCAGCACGGCGATTGCGGCAGGCCGCACGAGAGTCAGCAGCCCGGCGGCGAGCAGGGCGATTCCGGCAATGCGATCAAACTGAACGGGGACGGGCGACGATTCGCCAAGCCCGGAAAACAACGACTGGGCCAGTTCGGTCGTCGAGGTCGCCTGCAGCTGTTGGGCCGCTGAGCCCCAGCATTGCACTGCAACCACGACGCGCAGCATTCCCTGCACGACGGCGAGGCCTCGCGGTTCGGGGTGCTCCCAGGGTGAATTTGCAGTTGCCATCTCGCCGTCCATGGCGTCGGACGGCGGGAGTCGTTCTCCCGCAAGGCCGACGAGACCGGCGGGATGGTAGCGCACCCGGATTCGGCAGGAAAAGAGGAATCTGCCGCGAACACCGCGGTTCGCTTCGGCCGATGGTACTCCTTGCCGCGGCCACTGCCCGCGGGGCATCGACAATCAACGGATTGAAGCCACGGTCCTGGGATCGCCAGGTTCTCGCGCCGCGCCGAACGTGCTCCGGAGGAACGTGTCGGTTTCGCGCAGCACGTCCGTCGCGGTCTGGAAGTCGTCCAGGCGGCGCATGAATCCGTGGATCAGTCCGCGGCGCTCGGTGAAATGGACGGTGACGCCGGCGTCGATGAGACGCTTGGCATAGGCACGGCCGTCGTCGCGGAGCGGGTCGTAGCCTGCGGTCAGCAGATACGTGGGCGGGAGAGCGGACAGGTCCTCCGCCAGGAGCGGCGCGGCGTCGGGATGTCGGGCATCCTCAGGGCGTGGCAGGTACTGCGAGGTGAACCAGTCCATCTCGGCCCGCGTCAGGAAATAGCCTTCACGGTTCTCGAGATAGGAAGGCGTCTCCATGCCGAAGCTGGTCACGGGATACCACAGGACCTGTGCAGCGACCTGGATCTCCCCGGCGAGGTTTCTGCCGGCAACGGTCGCCAGGTTCGCTCCCGCGCTGTCCCCGCACACGACGAGTCGGGCGGCATCGAAGCGGCGATTCTCGGCCTCGGCCGCGACCCAGCGAATTGCGGCCTGTGCGTCATGAACCGCCGCAGGGAAGGGATGCTCGGGAGCGAGGCGGTAGTCGACCGAGACGACCGCACAGCCCGTGAGGCGGCACATGCGTCTGCACAGGCCGTCGTGGGAATCGAGCGAACCGAAAACCCAGCCGCCTCCATGAAAGAAAATGATGACGGGAAGTCTTCCCGGCGCCCGGGCGTCGGCCTCAGGGCGGTAGATCCGCAGCTTGAGCGGGTGTTCCGGTCCGGAGATCGACAGGTCCTCGACATGTCCGATCGGGTCCGCGGTGACGACCGTCGATGCGGAACCGGCCCGGGCCTGCGCGAGCGGAATCTGATGAATGGGCGGCAGGCCGGCGGCCTTCAATCGTTCGAGAAACCGGACAGCGTCGTGATCGAGTGGCGCGCGGCGGGGCGAAGAATTCATTGAATGACGCGGGCCTCGCCCAACACGAGATGTTCGAGAATGCCCGGGATTTCACGAGCCGATTCGACGCGAATCTCCAGCTCCCGGATGCCGGAGACGTCCAGCTCGAGCGGAGTCGGCGGATCGTTCCAGGCGACTTCGCGCGTGTCGAGCGGTTTGCCGTCGCCCGATATGATGACCTTCACCCTGGGGGCGATCCGCGGCAGTTCAGTCGAATTCGAGTCGATGCCAAGCGTCGCCGTGAGCCGTCGGTATTCGCGACCGAGCCGGAAGGTCGCGACCGTGCCCGAATGCATCCAGAGTCCGCGCGGGAATTCCCGGGTGCCAATCCGGAGCGGTTTGCCGAGCGAGTTCCGGTTCTTGCGCACCGTGAACGCCGCCGAGGTCAGGAGGGGCGACCGAGCGAATTGAGACTGCGTCATCGGCAGGTCGGCCAGGGCCTTCACCTTGCCCAGCGTGAAGTCGAACGTGGCAATCTCGTTCAACGGGAACGACGCTTTTGCGGCGGCGCCGATCGAGGCGAGAAGGTTGTCGCCGGCGAGGCCTGCCTCGGTGATGCGGAGGCGGTCGCCCGAAGCCAGCGTCACTTCACACAGGGGCGGCCGGGCCGGGGACTGCGCCACATAGACGATTCCAAACACCCGTTCACGCGGAACCGCGACGGCCCGCTCGCGGACCAGCAGCTTGACCTCTTTCTCGTTGATCTCGCCGACAACCCCGGCGACGAAGTCGAGTGCGTCCCCTTTGCGGATCACGAGCAGATCGTTCTTCGTCTCGCGAGCCGCCATTTCGGCCCACGCCGTCTCCAGCTTGTCGTCGGCCGCGGCGAGTCTGAGCGAGCGGACATCGTTGACCGGGAACGACAGCGGGCCCCATTTCGTGACGACTTCCACTGTTCGCTGAACGACCTTCGTGACGCTGCCTCCCAGCTGGGAACCGTTCTGCAGGATGACCGTCGGGAGGAACGGCAATTCTGGAGCGGGGAGCGTTGCTGCCTGACGCAGCTGTTCCAGCTCCTTGAGAGGAATCGTTTCCGGCATTCCTTCGACGTCGACCTCGACGGCCTCGGGCGACAGCGACTTCAGCGTCGCGCCGGCGAGCGACTTCCCATCCAGCCGCTCGACCTGGAAAACCGGCTGAGGCGACTGTGCGAGGAGCGTTGTCGGAAGTGCCCACCCGAGGGTGAGCAGGATCAGCATCAACTGTTTCATCGCGGTTCCGAATCGAAGGTCAGCACGATCCTCGTGGCCGTCGGAAGGCACGGGCGGGCTGGTGCGACTCAGTATCGCGGCTGGCTGTCCCGGAACCAACCGATGCGATTGCGGTTTCGGTAATAGAGATAGCCCATCAGCGACATGCAGGCGGTCACCGTGAGAAAGACCAGCCACCACGTCAGGAAGCCGCGGATGATCCCTGCGAGGAGGGCGACGATTCCAAACTTGAAGGATAGCCGCGGAACGACCCAGTCGAGACCGATCGCCACGGCGACGAGCCCGCCGGCGACAATCAACGTGGCCGTGTATTGAAAGGGAAGCTTCAAGATGGTGGTCAGCGTCGTCCAGTGGTTCGCAGCCAGAACGCTCGTCTGCAGGACGGATGCGATAACGCCCATCGGCCAGAGGAACAGGCAGAACGCCAGCAGGGGGTAGTAGAGGGCGTCCGGAGTCGAGCGGCCGTCCCACCAGAAGGCGATCGACGTGACGATCAATGGCAGGAACACCATGCCCGTGCCCCCGATCATCAGCCACAGATCGAGTCGCACTTCTTCGAAGTCAAATGCGGTGGCGACGGGGAGTTCGCGTTCGTTCTGAGCCGTGCAGCGCAGTGTCTGGAACAGGAAATAACAGAAGTATCCGACGATCAGGATGGAGACCGTGAAGAACCCGATGAAGAACTTGATCGCGTAGAAGCCCGTCACGAGCATCGCCGGCCCGAACGACATCGCCAGCATGATCGGACCATACAGGAACGCGAGAACGGCTGTGGTGATCAGGGCTTCCCGCCGGAACGGAAACGTCAGGCCATCGACCCAGACCTGCGCGAGGGAACGCCGTTTCC contains:
- a CDS encoding rhomboid family intramembrane serine protease, with protein sequence MTSLARQNPASSSRPLGKHWLGMGISDREYVRTSGRNAGMAAFGWDVIGWIIAVTVVTFVLQLLINPQFTNWFDLRPSAVVYGQVWRLITFDFLHSPDDVWHILVNMYVLYLAGQKLLSNHTQKEFLLFYLASGVVAGICFVLWQLTRNREASAVGASGSVAAVLTLYALYWPRDRWFIFYVIPVPVIALVILSAALDLHPILLELGGGRPRGQIAHIAHLGGMAFAFAYYKLQWRLEPLLGDVPIRSLKRRFRRGPKLRVHRPSFEDERFDGKARMDELLAKISREGEASLTPEERETLNRISRQLRSRKA
- a CDS encoding alpha/beta hydrolase, giving the protein MNSSPRRAPLDHDAVRFLERLKAAGLPPIHQIPLAQARAGSASTVVTADPIGHVEDLSISGPEHPLKLRIYRPEADARAPGRLPVIIFFHGGGWVFGSLDSHDGLCRRMCRLTGCAVVSVDYRLAPEHPFPAAVHDAQAAIRWVAAEAENRRFDAARLVVCGDSAGANLATVAGRNLAGEIQVAAQVLWYPVTSFGMETPSYLENREGYFLTRAEMDWFTSQYLPRPEDARHPDAAPLLAEDLSALPPTYLLTAGYDPLRDDGRAYAKRLIDAGVTVHFTERRGLIHGFMRRLDDFQTATDVLRETDTFLRSTFGAAREPGDPRTVASIR
- a CDS encoding NPCBM/NEW2 domain-containing protein gives rise to the protein MKQLMLILLTLGWALPTTLLAQSPQPVFQVERLDGKSLAGATLKSLSPEAVEVDVEGMPETIPLKELEQLRQAATLPAPELPFLPTVILQNGSQLGGSVTKVVQRTVEVVTKWGPLSFPVNDVRSLRLAAADDKLETAWAEMAARETKNDLLVIRKGDALDFVAGVVGEINEKEVKLLVRERAVAVPRERVFGIVYVAQSPARPPLCEVTLASGDRLRITEAGLAGDNLLASIGAAAKASFPLNEIATFDFTLGKVKALADLPMTQSQFARSPLLTSAAFTVRKNRNSLGKPLRIGTREFPRGLWMHSGTVATFRLGREYRRLTATLGIDSNSTELPRIAPRVKVIISGDGKPLDTREVAWNDPPTPLELDVSGIRELEIRVESAREIPGILEHLVLGEARVIQ